In Gadus chalcogrammus isolate NIFS_2021 chromosome 11, NIFS_Gcha_1.0, whole genome shotgun sequence, a single window of DNA contains:
- the ephb6 gene encoding ephrin type-B receptor 5 isoform X1 produces MWSIVLSLCLFLQPNSAEEVMLLDTTESTSELGWTTYPDTGWDEVSVLDDRGKLIRTFEVCNVNQNPRLQDNWLATPFLFRDSAPRVFVTLRFSVRDCASLRSPSPTCRETLTLYYKQADSQRELERTWAAEPSSGEKDSREGWVKVDTIAADKSFSKVEPSSPHQYQPNRYQRINIKTRSFAPLTRNGFVLAVVDSGACVSLMGVSIFYRRCPATNRYLASYPATPSGAEPTALVAVGGTCVLHSQPQTGTAPRMHCNAEGEWMVPVGGCICDQGYEPNVNGSACLACPVGYFKMASGSVPCTLCPSNSRTSQEGALTCECRSSFYRAPTDINSSACTSPPSAPVSLTWEYESGDGGVSLRWRPPVDMGGRGEVWYAVVCRICPSADFPSPGACSWCGEDVSYAPTQTKLRQTKVALNNLLTRVTYLIQVQAVNEVSSLSPFPPRYTSINFTTSQSVPSQVPMMHQLSRAPDSITLSWPQPDRPNGDILEYQLRYYDKGSDEDSAASVFSETNTATIPALIPGSIYAFQIRARNERGYGPYSHTIYFTTQALEERSHQIQNRLPLLIGSVMGGAAFLLVVVAIVVVLVFRSKRRESPYSDRLQRYISNRGGVKYYVDPSTYEDPSEAVKEFAREIDATHLKIEEVIGAAQLGEVSRGRYRPMGRRELLVAVKTLRWGVTDREKGMFLSEAGVLGQFDHPNVLKLEGVVTRIQPERIITEFMENGPLDTFLRENEDQFSVLQLVGMVRGVGAGMRYLSERNFVHRDLAARNVLVNSNLVCKVSDFGLSRLMRGLDHNVPTYTASLGSKVPVRWTAPEAFQHRKFSSASDIWSFGVLMWEVMSYGERPYWDMSNQEVMKAVADQYRLPAPLNCPAALHSLMLQCWQADRGDRPGFDSLLSSLDRLIRHPASLKSEHTRSCSQPLLSPTPTDLSSVATVSDWLTALRMDRYKDEFERAHMDSLDRVSRLTMEDVQNLGVNLLGHQRKIVTAAQQLRSHLIQAQVEV; encoded by the exons TGATGCTGCTGGACACTACAGAGTCTACCTCAGAGCTGGGCTGGACCACCTATCCAGACACGGGG TGGGACGAGGTCAGCGTTCTGGACGACCGAGGGAAACTCATCCGGACCTTCGAAGTGTGTAACGTCAACCAGAACCCCCGTCTCCAAGACAACTGGCTAGCCACACCCTTCCTGTTCCGAGACTCGGCGCCGCGGGTGTTCGTCACGTTGCGGTTCTCCGTGCGTGACTGTGCCAGCCTGCGCTCGCCGTCCCCCACCTGTCGTGAGACGCTGACCCTCTACTACAAACAGGCGGACTCCCAGAGGGAGCTGGAGAGAACATGGGCGGCCGAG CCCTCCAGTGGGGAGAAGGACAGCAGGGAGGGCTGGGTGAAGGTGGACACCATTGCGGCGGACAAGAGCTTCTCCAAGGTGGAGCCCAGCTCCCCTCACCAGTACCAGCCCAACCGCTACCAGCGGATAAACATAAAGACACGCAGCTTCGCCCCGCTCACACGCAACGG GTTCGTATTGGCAGTCGTCGACAGCGGCGCCTGCGTCTCCCTGATGGGCGTGTCCATATTCTACCGCCGCTGCCCGGCCACCAACCGCTATCTCGCGTCCTACCCGGCCACGCCATCGGGGGCGGAGCCGACCGCCCTAGTGGCCGTGGGCGGGACCTGCGTGCTGCACAGCCAACCGCAGACAGGCACCGCACCCCGCATGCACTGCAACGCGGAGGGAGAGTGGATGGTGCCCGTCGGAGGATGCATCTGCGACCAGGGATACGAGCCCAACGTCAACGGGTCCGCCTGCCTAG CGTGTCCGGTGGGCTACTTCAAGATGGCGTCGGGCTCCGTGCCCTGCACACTGTGTCCTTCCAACAGCAGGACCAGCCAGGAAGGAGCTCTCACCTGCGAGTGTCGTAGCAGCTTCTATCGCGCTCCCACAGACATCAACTCCTCCGCCTGCACAA gcCCTCCGTCGGCGCCCGTCTCCCTCACCTGGGAGTATGAGAGCGGTGACGGCGGGGTGTCCCTGCGGTGGCGGCCCCCCGTGGACATGGGGGGCCGCGGGGAGGTGTGGTACGCAGTGGTGTGTCGTATCTGCCCCTCGGCGGACTTCCCCAGCCCTGGGGCGTGCTCCTGGTGCGGGGAGGACGTCAGCTACGCCCCCACCCAGACCAAGCTCAGGCAGACCAAGGTGGCCCTGAACAACCTGTTGACCCGCGTCACCTACCTCATCCAG GTCCAGGCTGTGAACGAGGTCTCCTCACTGAGCCCCTTCCCCCCCAGGTATACCAGCATCAACTTCACCACCAGCCAGTCAG TTCCCTCCCAGGTACCCATGATGCATCAGCTGAGCCGTGCCCCGGattctatcactctctcttggCCTCAACCCGACCGACCCAACGGAGACATTCTGGAGTACCAGCTCAGATACTACGACAAG GGTTCGGACGAGGACAGCGCGGCTAGTGTGTTCAGCGAGACCAACACAGCCACCATCCCCGCCCTGATCCCCGGCTCCATATACGCCTTCCAGATCCGGGCTCGCAACGAGAGAGGCTACGGCCCGTACAGCCACACCATATATTTCACCACGCAGGCCCTGG AAGAGCGCTCCCACCAGATACAGAACCGGCTGCCGTTACTGATTGGTTCGGTGATGGGCGGGGCAGCCTTCCTATTGGTGGTTGTCGCCATCGTAGTCGTCTTGGTTTTCCGTAG caAGAGGAGGGAGAGCCCATACAGTGATAGACTGCAGAGGTACATCAGCAACAGAG GTGGGGTAAAGTACTACGTGGACCCGTCTACCTACGAGGACCCCAGTGAGGCAGTCAAAGAGTTCGCTCGAGAGATAGACGCCACTCACCTTAAAATTGAGGAAGTCATTGGTGCAG CCCAGCTGGGGGAGGTGTCCCGGGGCCGGTACCGCCCAATGGGCCGCCGGGAGCTGCTGGTGGCGGTGAAGACCCTGCGCTGGGGGGTGACGGACCGGGAGAAGGGCATGTTCCTGAGCGAGGCGGGGGTCCTGGGCCAGTTCGACCACCCCAACGTGCTGAagctggagggggtggtgactcGCATCCAGCCCGAGAGGATCATCACAGAGTTCATGGAGAACGGACCCCTGGACACCTTCCTCAGG GAGAACGAGGACCAGTTCAGCGTGCTCCAGCTGGTGGGCATGGTGCGGGGCGTGGGTGCCGGCATGCGCTACCTCTCTGAGAGGAACTTTGTGCACCGCGACCTGGCCGCCAGGAACGTGCTGGTCAACTCCAACCTGGTGTGCAAGGTGTCCGACTTCGGCCTGTCCCGCCTCATGAGGGGCCTGGACCACAACGTGCCAACCTATACCGCCTCGCTG ggCAGTAAGGTCCCTGTGCGCTGGACCGCCCCTGAGGCCTTCCAGCACCGCAAGTTCAGCTCGGCCAGCGACATCTGGAGCTTCGGGGTGCTGATGTGGGAGGTGATGTCGTACGGGGAGCGGCCATACTGGGACATGAGCAACCAGGAG GTGATGAAGGCGGTGGCAGACCAGTACCGTCTGCCCGCGCCACTCAACTGCCCCGCGGCACTGCACTCCCTCATGCTGCAGTGCTGGCAGGCCGACCGCGGGGaccggcccgggttcgactccctgCTGTCCTCCCTGGACCGCCTCATCCGCCACCCGGCCTCCCTCAAGTCAGAGCACACacg AAGCTGCTCCCAGCCACTATTAAGCCCCACCCCCACAGACTTATCGTCGGTGGCAACAGTCAGTGATTGGCTGACAGCACTGAGGATGGACAGATATAAGGACGAGTTTGAGCGGGCACACATGGACTCGTTAGACAGAGTCAGCAGACTCACTATGGA AGATGTCCAAAACCTGGGGGTGAACCTCTTGGGGCATCAGAGGAAGATCGTGACTGCAGCTCAGCAGCTCAGAAGTCACCTGATCCAGGCTCAGGTGGAGGTGTAG
- the ephb6 gene encoding ephrin type-B receptor 5 isoform X2: MWSIVLSLCLFLQPNSAEEVMLLDTTESTSELGWTTYPDTGWDEVSVLDDRGKLIRTFEVCNVNQNPRLQDNWLATPFLFRDSAPRVFVTLRFSVRDCASLRSPSPTCRETLTLYYKQADSQRELERTWAAEPSSGEKDSREGWVKVDTIAADKSFSKVEPSSPHQYQPNRYQRINIKTRSFAPLTRNGFVLAVVDSGACVSLMGVSIFYRRCPATNRYLASYPATPSGAEPTALVAVGGTCVLHSQPQTGTAPRMHCNAEGEWMVPVGGCICDQGYEPNVNGSACLACPVGYFKMASGSVPCTLCPSNSRTSQEGALTCECRSSFYRAPTDINSSACTSPPSAPVSLTWEYESGDGGVSLRWRPPVDMGGRGEVWYAVVCRICPSADFPSPGACSWCGEDVSYAPTQTKLRQTKVALNNLLTRVTYLIQVQAVNEVSSLSPFPPRYTSINFTTSQSVPSQVPMMHQLSRAPDSITLSWPQPDRPNGDILEYQLRYYDKGSDEDSAASVFSETNTATIPALIPGSIYAFQIRARNERGYGPYSHTIYFTTQALERSHQIQNRLPLLIGSVMGGAAFLLVVVAIVVVLVFRSKRRESPYSDRLQRYISNRGGVKYYVDPSTYEDPSEAVKEFAREIDATHLKIEEVIGAAQLGEVSRGRYRPMGRRELLVAVKTLRWGVTDREKGMFLSEAGVLGQFDHPNVLKLEGVVTRIQPERIITEFMENGPLDTFLRENEDQFSVLQLVGMVRGVGAGMRYLSERNFVHRDLAARNVLVNSNLVCKVSDFGLSRLMRGLDHNVPTYTASLGSKVPVRWTAPEAFQHRKFSSASDIWSFGVLMWEVMSYGERPYWDMSNQEVMKAVADQYRLPAPLNCPAALHSLMLQCWQADRGDRPGFDSLLSSLDRLIRHPASLKSEHTRSCSQPLLSPTPTDLSSVATVSDWLTALRMDRYKDEFERAHMDSLDRVSRLTMEDVQNLGVNLLGHQRKIVTAAQQLRSHLIQAQVEV; encoded by the exons TGATGCTGCTGGACACTACAGAGTCTACCTCAGAGCTGGGCTGGACCACCTATCCAGACACGGGG TGGGACGAGGTCAGCGTTCTGGACGACCGAGGGAAACTCATCCGGACCTTCGAAGTGTGTAACGTCAACCAGAACCCCCGTCTCCAAGACAACTGGCTAGCCACACCCTTCCTGTTCCGAGACTCGGCGCCGCGGGTGTTCGTCACGTTGCGGTTCTCCGTGCGTGACTGTGCCAGCCTGCGCTCGCCGTCCCCCACCTGTCGTGAGACGCTGACCCTCTACTACAAACAGGCGGACTCCCAGAGGGAGCTGGAGAGAACATGGGCGGCCGAG CCCTCCAGTGGGGAGAAGGACAGCAGGGAGGGCTGGGTGAAGGTGGACACCATTGCGGCGGACAAGAGCTTCTCCAAGGTGGAGCCCAGCTCCCCTCACCAGTACCAGCCCAACCGCTACCAGCGGATAAACATAAAGACACGCAGCTTCGCCCCGCTCACACGCAACGG GTTCGTATTGGCAGTCGTCGACAGCGGCGCCTGCGTCTCCCTGATGGGCGTGTCCATATTCTACCGCCGCTGCCCGGCCACCAACCGCTATCTCGCGTCCTACCCGGCCACGCCATCGGGGGCGGAGCCGACCGCCCTAGTGGCCGTGGGCGGGACCTGCGTGCTGCACAGCCAACCGCAGACAGGCACCGCACCCCGCATGCACTGCAACGCGGAGGGAGAGTGGATGGTGCCCGTCGGAGGATGCATCTGCGACCAGGGATACGAGCCCAACGTCAACGGGTCCGCCTGCCTAG CGTGTCCGGTGGGCTACTTCAAGATGGCGTCGGGCTCCGTGCCCTGCACACTGTGTCCTTCCAACAGCAGGACCAGCCAGGAAGGAGCTCTCACCTGCGAGTGTCGTAGCAGCTTCTATCGCGCTCCCACAGACATCAACTCCTCCGCCTGCACAA gcCCTCCGTCGGCGCCCGTCTCCCTCACCTGGGAGTATGAGAGCGGTGACGGCGGGGTGTCCCTGCGGTGGCGGCCCCCCGTGGACATGGGGGGCCGCGGGGAGGTGTGGTACGCAGTGGTGTGTCGTATCTGCCCCTCGGCGGACTTCCCCAGCCCTGGGGCGTGCTCCTGGTGCGGGGAGGACGTCAGCTACGCCCCCACCCAGACCAAGCTCAGGCAGACCAAGGTGGCCCTGAACAACCTGTTGACCCGCGTCACCTACCTCATCCAG GTCCAGGCTGTGAACGAGGTCTCCTCACTGAGCCCCTTCCCCCCCAGGTATACCAGCATCAACTTCACCACCAGCCAGTCAG TTCCCTCCCAGGTACCCATGATGCATCAGCTGAGCCGTGCCCCGGattctatcactctctcttggCCTCAACCCGACCGACCCAACGGAGACATTCTGGAGTACCAGCTCAGATACTACGACAAG GGTTCGGACGAGGACAGCGCGGCTAGTGTGTTCAGCGAGACCAACACAGCCACCATCCCCGCCCTGATCCCCGGCTCCATATACGCCTTCCAGATCCGGGCTCGCAACGAGAGAGGCTACGGCCCGTACAGCCACACCATATATTTCACCACGCAGGCCCTGG AGCGCTCCCACCAGATACAGAACCGGCTGCCGTTACTGATTGGTTCGGTGATGGGCGGGGCAGCCTTCCTATTGGTGGTTGTCGCCATCGTAGTCGTCTTGGTTTTCCGTAG caAGAGGAGGGAGAGCCCATACAGTGATAGACTGCAGAGGTACATCAGCAACAGAG GTGGGGTAAAGTACTACGTGGACCCGTCTACCTACGAGGACCCCAGTGAGGCAGTCAAAGAGTTCGCTCGAGAGATAGACGCCACTCACCTTAAAATTGAGGAAGTCATTGGTGCAG CCCAGCTGGGGGAGGTGTCCCGGGGCCGGTACCGCCCAATGGGCCGCCGGGAGCTGCTGGTGGCGGTGAAGACCCTGCGCTGGGGGGTGACGGACCGGGAGAAGGGCATGTTCCTGAGCGAGGCGGGGGTCCTGGGCCAGTTCGACCACCCCAACGTGCTGAagctggagggggtggtgactcGCATCCAGCCCGAGAGGATCATCACAGAGTTCATGGAGAACGGACCCCTGGACACCTTCCTCAGG GAGAACGAGGACCAGTTCAGCGTGCTCCAGCTGGTGGGCATGGTGCGGGGCGTGGGTGCCGGCATGCGCTACCTCTCTGAGAGGAACTTTGTGCACCGCGACCTGGCCGCCAGGAACGTGCTGGTCAACTCCAACCTGGTGTGCAAGGTGTCCGACTTCGGCCTGTCCCGCCTCATGAGGGGCCTGGACCACAACGTGCCAACCTATACCGCCTCGCTG ggCAGTAAGGTCCCTGTGCGCTGGACCGCCCCTGAGGCCTTCCAGCACCGCAAGTTCAGCTCGGCCAGCGACATCTGGAGCTTCGGGGTGCTGATGTGGGAGGTGATGTCGTACGGGGAGCGGCCATACTGGGACATGAGCAACCAGGAG GTGATGAAGGCGGTGGCAGACCAGTACCGTCTGCCCGCGCCACTCAACTGCCCCGCGGCACTGCACTCCCTCATGCTGCAGTGCTGGCAGGCCGACCGCGGGGaccggcccgggttcgactccctgCTGTCCTCCCTGGACCGCCTCATCCGCCACCCGGCCTCCCTCAAGTCAGAGCACACacg AAGCTGCTCCCAGCCACTATTAAGCCCCACCCCCACAGACTTATCGTCGGTGGCAACAGTCAGTGATTGGCTGACAGCACTGAGGATGGACAGATATAAGGACGAGTTTGAGCGGGCACACATGGACTCGTTAGACAGAGTCAGCAGACTCACTATGGA AGATGTCCAAAACCTGGGGGTGAACCTCTTGGGGCATCAGAGGAAGATCGTGACTGCAGCTCAGCAGCTCAGAAGTCACCTGATCCAGGCTCAGGTGGAGGTGTAG